In Aspergillus fumigatus Af293 chromosome 2, whole genome shotgun sequence, a genomic segment contains:
- a CDS encoding Sec62 family protein translocation protein produces the protein MAAPGGPSPQQIAAMQQQFAAEAARRGLTPEEFARQQREQLNAEAAKHGMTTEQYVHQLRMRAMAAHQQQMAQQQAQAAQQQGQAGPQQQQQQQQQQGQSGQPSPPQQQMQQVPVNPSNPPDPRAIAVAQFLRSQNLKSRTCILDGQRKDMFKVKRAIRALESPAYAKAAAKKNSLLPPVTDRASAENVFKLLPLSLLALRVSKVDPHAGHNHAKPKTRVKGLWTVKIEQHQETDPMMHYVWLYEGPQWKQKAMAAAVVAGIFAVVLFPLWPMMLRQGVWYLSVGMMGLLGLFFAMSIFRLILFCVTVFVVPPGLWLFPNLFEDVGFIDSFKPLWGWQESKKKKKKSKKAVAGAVTAEPQTASGKGEDSTPSATTTATPAADASGVVKRDLAPKVEEATEE, from the exons ATGGCGGCTCCAGGTGGGCCTAGCCCACAGCAGATTGCTgccatgcagcagcagttcGCCGCGGAAGCAGCGAGACGAGGATTGACCCCCGAGGAATTTGCAAGACAGCAGCGCGAACAACTGAATGCCGAGGCCGCGAAGCACGGCATGACGACCGAACAATACGTCCATCAATTGAGGATGCGAGCTATGGCCGCgcaccagcagcagatgGCCCAGCAACAGGCTCAAGCAGCGCAGCAGCAGGGACAAGCAGGgccccagcagcagcaacagcaacagcaacaacagggGCAGTCTGGACAGCCCTCTCCACCTCAGCAACAGATGCAGCAAGTCCCCGTGAACCCGTCGAATCCTCCAGACCCTAGAGCGATCGCGGTTGCCCAGTTCCTACGCTCCCAGAACCTCAAGTCTCGCACGTGTATCCTAGACGGACAAAGAAAGGACATGTTTAAGG TCAAACGCGCCATCCGCGCCCTCGAATCCCCCGCCTACGCCAAAGCCGCCGCCAAAAAGAactccctcctccccccCGTCACCGACCGCGCCTCCGCCGAAAACGTCTTCAAACTCCTCCCTCTCTCCCTTCTCGCCCTGCGCGTCTCCAAAGTCGACCCGCATGCTGGCCACAACCATGCCAAACCAAAGACCCGCGTCAAGGGCCTCTGGACCGTCAAGATCGAGCAGCACCAGGAGACAGACCCCATGATGCACTACGTCTGGCTCTACGAGGGACCACAATGGAAACAGAAGGCCATGGCCGCCGCCGTCGTGGCAGGTATCTTTGCGGTTGTCCTCTTCCCACTGTGGCCCATGATGCTCCGCCAGGGCGTCTGGTACCTCAGCGTCGGGATGATGGGTCTGCTGggtctcttcttcgccatgTCCATCTTCCGGCTGATTCTGTTCTGCGTGACCGTTTTCGTCGTGCCTCCTGGCCTCTGGTTGTTTCCGAACCTCTTCGAGGACGTCGGGTTCATTGATAGCTTCAAGCCTTTGTGGGGTTGGCAGGAg agcaagaagaagaagaaaaagtcCAAGAAGGCCGTCGCTGGCGCTGTGACCGCAGAGCCACAAACTGCATCTGGCAAGGGGGAAGACTCTACCCCTTCCGCGACCACAACAGCAACACCTGCCGCAGATGCTTCCGGCGTCGTGAAGCGTGATCTAGCGCCCAAGGTGGAAGAAGCCACTGAGGAGTAA
- a CDS encoding Lectin C-type domain protein has protein sequence MGLSYDPDASLVNSTWVAVLLSERDVAGQIPINFVTVPAVSLTAACFGKNIYDASAAQKCISNLLAIGYRRFLIDIYWSVEQRNWILCPVAKPQDAQVVTVSTTPSPTATASAVTGTLTAVAAPSGSLLYELGPYLCSDNLDLSGLVDIFAEHFRVTNSQWNVYTTFITVNLHVASSTASFDQPAASVTNEQLPLPSEYVSALFNARLSTYIYRPSELAKERKNLNESWYAVDDGYQPITEYFTLHEDANGKQSTPDGWPSSKYVQLAQERRLFLEYGSVDSQLGSYDLNTDNDVLFPPHYLTTAVSTTAAGNGSLTSGCLYQPGATSVSQVNSSWAQSSSIPIINSSDETKALRAICDLVVNFRDCGLSPVLSNTLFNKTADSDAEPYQNISTSASWSWAIGEPRDPSPPGIDEDSQHIERCAVMDLSLGGHWRSTNCSQERHAACRVGNHPFTWSLSSGAYTYSDAFDHACPENTSFSIPRTGLENTYLYHSLLNGSKDTLNPAATDPAKYEVWLDFNSLDVASCWVTGGPDSPCPYVADPHQLERRTVLVAAIAGIVICIITALTLFVKCNANRRNSRRGKRVIQGWEYEGVPS, from the exons ATGGGCCTGAGTTATGATCCTGATGCTTCCCTTGTGAACTCTACATGGGTGGCTGTCCTACTC AGTGAAAGAGATGTTGCCGGCCAGATTCCTATCAACTTTGTTACCGTGCCGGCTGTCTCGCTGACTGCAGCATGCTTCGGTAAAAACATCTACGACGCCAGTGCTGCTCAGAAATGCATTTCGAACTTGCTCGCTATCGGCTACCGTCGTTTCCTAATTGACATATACTGGTCGGTGGAGCAGCGAAATTGGATCCTTTGCCCAGTCGCAAAACCGCAGGACGCTCAGGTTGTCACCGTCTCGACCACGCCTTCTCCCACAGCCACGGCCAGTGCAGTCACAGGCACCCTCACAGCAGTCGCCGCTCCGTCAGGCTCGCTACTCTACGAGCTCGGTCCCTATCTTTGCTCCGATAATCTGGACCTTTCTGGGCTAGTTGATATTTTCGCAGAGCATTTCCGAGTCACCAACTCTCAATGGAATGTGTATACGACGTTCATCACGGTAAACCTTCATGTGGCATCAAGTACTGCGTCCTTCGATCAGCCAGCTGCATCCGTCACCAACGAGCAGCTGCCGTTACCGTCAGAATACGTGAGCGCTTTGTTTAATGCGCGTCTTTCTACATACATCTACAGGCCGTCCGAATTAGCCAAGGAGCGCAAGAACCTCAACGAATCATGGTATGCAGTTGACGATGGATACCAGCCTATCACGGAATACTTCACCCTTCACGAGGATGCGAATGGAAAGCAAAGTACGCCGGATGGCTGGCCCTCTTCGAAATATGTGCAACTCGCGCAAGAGCGGCGACTCTTCCTGGAATATGGGTCGGTTGACTCGCAGCTGGGGAGCTATGATTTGAACACAGACAACGACGTTTTATTTCCTCCTCATTATTTGACAACTGCCGTTTCGACAACAGCGGCTGGTAACGGTAGCTTGACTTCTGGCTGTCTCTACCAGCCGGGAGCTACCTCGGTGTCGCAAGTCAACTCGTCGTGGGCTCAATCGAGCAGCATACCCATCATAAACAGCTCAGACGAAACCAAGGCTCTAAGGGCAATATGCGATCTGGTCGTCAACTTCAGAGACTGCGGCTTGTCACCGGTGCTCAGTAACACTTTGTTCAACAAGACTGCCGATTCAGACGCCGAACCATACCAAAACATCTCCACTTCTGCCTCGTGGTCCTGGGCTATTGGTGAACCCCGAGACCCCTCACCTCCTGGCATCGACGAGGACTCGCAGCACATCGAGCGATGTGCAGTAATGGACCTCTCACTGGGGGGCCATTGGCGCTCCACTAACTGCAGCCAAGAGCGCCACGCCGCCTGTCGTGTGGGAAACCATCCCTTCACCTGGTCCCTGTCATCGGGAGCGTATACGTACTCAGACGCGTTCGACCATGCTTGCCCGGAGAATACATCCTTCTCCATACCCCGCACTGGCCTTGAGAACACCTACCTATACCATTCCCTGCTCAATGGATCCAAGGACACCTTGAACCCGGCAGCGACGGACCCCGCAAAGTACGAGGTTTGGCTTGATTTCAACTCCCTGGACGTTGCATCTTGCTGGGTAACAGGGGGTCCTGATTCTCCCTGCCCGTATGTAGCCGATCCACACCAGCTAGAACGGCGCACGGTGTTGGTCGCTGCCATTGCCGGAATCGTTATCTGCATCATCACTGCGCTCACGTTATTTGTAAAATGTAACGCGAACCGGAGAAATTCGAGGAGAGGCAAAAGGGTCATTCAAGGGTGGGAGTACGAAGGTGTTCCTTCGTAG
- a CDS encoding NADPH-adrenodoxin reductase, with protein MNLKRAPYLCAQCSAKISYASLYRPHVQPLAQLTAQRRHQSQTIRADRPFRVAIVGSGPAGFYAAYRLLSKVEDAMVDMYEKLPVPFGLARYGVAPDHPEVKNCEEKFTEVAASPRFNFIGNIELGTNLPLKALKPHYDAILFAYGAPKDKKLGIPGEDALRNVYSAREFVGWYNGLPEHRDLAPDLTAGEDAVIVGQGNVALDVARILLSDINTLRSTDIAEYAVEELVRSKIKRVRVVGRRGPLQAAFTIKELRELLQLPSVSFDPVPRDLFPPDEVISTLPRAQKRLMQLLAKGSPNDPNTASKSWSLDFLLSPECLNWSPVYPFRLSSVRFSRNELDPSNPHTPSAKITPKYLSSGKRAQVDIPANTFFRSVGYKSLPLPGLEDLGIQFDSDRGVLPNDGFGRITVPTTSGGNERLPDGSLISHLPGLYCAGWVKRGPTGVIATTMTDAFTTADTLAADKASQTGKGSLLNGPTNSTGLGWDGVRPEAEKRGLRPTTWQDWERIDKAERERGQQKGKARDKFGRVEEMLEVIS; from the exons ATGAATCTCAAACGCGCTCCTTACCTTTGCGCGCAGTGCAGTGCAAAGATCAGTTACGCGTCGCTATACCGCCCACATGTTCAGCCACTGGCGCAATTGACAGCCCAGCGCCGTCACCAGAGCCAGACGATACGGGCCGATCGTCCGTTTCGCGTTGCCATTGTAGGGTCAGGACCTGCTGGATTCTATGCAGCCTATAGGCTGCTCTCAAAGGTCGAGGATGCCATGGTAGATATGTATGAGAAACTGCCGGTCCCCTTTGGCCTGGCACGATATGGAGTTGCGCCGGATCATCCGGAAGTCAAG AACTGCGAGGAAAAGTTTACCGAAGTGGCAGCATCTCCGAGGTTCAACTTTATCGGCAACATCGAACTCGGCACAAATCTCCCTCTCAAAGCGCTGAAACCACATTACGACGCCATTCTATTCGCATACGGGGCGCCGAAAGATAAGAAGTTGGGTATACCTGGTGAGGATGCACTTCGGAACGTGTACTCGGCGCGAGAGTTTGTGGGGTGGTACAATGGCCTCCCGGAGCATCGTGATCTCGCGCCGGATCTTACAGCCGGTGAGGATGCTGTGATTGTTGGCCAGGGAAATGTTGCCCTAGATGTTGCAAGGATACTGTTGTCGGATATCAATACTCTACGAAGCACAGATATCGCAGAGTACGCGGTGGAAGAGTTGGTCAGGAGCAAGATCAAGCGCGTTCGGGTTGTCGGCCGTCGCGGGCCGTTGCAA GCCGCCTTTACAATTAAAGAGCTCAgggagcttcttcagctgccTTCTGTGTCGTTTGATCCCGTTCCTCGAGACCTCTTTCCACCAGACGAGGTTATATCCACGCTTCCTCGGGCACAGAAAAGATTAATGCAACTGCTGGCAAAGGGTTCGCCCAATGATCCCAATACCGCGAGCAAGTCATGGTCTTTAGatttccttctttctccGGAATGCCTGAATTGGTCACCTGTCTATCCTTTCCGCCTCTCGTCCGTCAGGTTCTCCCGCAATGAACTGGATCCGAGCAATCCTCACACACCTAGTGCCAAGATTACACCAAAGTACCTCTCAAGCGGGAAGCGGGCGCAAGTCGACATACCTGCCAACACTTTCTTCCGCAGTGTGGGCTACAAATCTCTCCCTCTGCCTGGGTTGGAAGATCTAGGCATCCAGTTCGATTCTGATCGCGGGGTGCTGCCCAACGACGGTTTTGGTAGAATTACCGTCCCGACCACTTCAGGGGGTAATGAGCGATTGCCCGACGGTTCGCTGATCTCCCATCTGCCTGGGCTGTACTGTGCAGGTTGGGTCAAGCGTGGCCCAACTGGCGTCATCGCCACCACCATGACCGATGCATTCACCACCGCTGACACTCTGGCTGCGGACAAGGCGAGTCAAACCGGCAAAGGATCCTTGCTGAATGGGCCGACCAATAGCACCGGTCTCGGCTGGGACGGTGTACGGCCCGAAGCAGAGAAGCGCGGGCTACGGCCAACCACCTGGCAGGACTGGGAACGCATCGACAAGGCAGAGCGGGAGCGAGGCCAGCAGAAGGGGAAAGCTCGAGATAAGTTTGGACGAGTGGAAGAGATGTTGGAGGTTATATCTTGA
- the aspf13 gene encoding allergenic cerato-platanin Asp F13 — MKFTTPISLISLFVSSALAAPTPENEARDAIPVSVSYDPRYDNAGTSMNDVSCSNGVNGLVTKWPTFGSVPGFARIGGAPTIPGWNSPNCGKCYKLQYEQNTIYVTAIDAAPGGFNIATSAMDQLTNGMAVELGRVQATYEEADPSHCASGV; from the coding sequence ATGAAGTTCACCACACCCATCTCTCTCATCtccctcttcgtctcctcCGCTCTCGCGGCCCCGACGCCAGAGAACGAGGCCAGAGATGCGATTCCTGTCTCCGTGTCCTACGACCCGCGCTATGACAATGCCGGTACCTCGATGAACGACGTTTCCTGCTCCAACGGCGTCAACGGCCTTGTGACCAAGTGGCCTACCTTTGGCAGCGTGCCCGGCTTCGCTCGCATCGGTGGCGCCCCCACAATCCCCGGCTGGAACAGCCCCAACTGCGGAAAATGCTACAAGCTGCAGTATGAACAAAACACCATCTACGTTACGGCAATTGATGCCGCACCTGGCGGCTTCAACATTGCAACGAGTGCCATGGACCAGTTGACGAACGGCATGGCGGTGGAGTTGGGCAGGGTGCAGGCAACGTATGAAGAGGCCGACCCATCCCACTGTGCCTCTGGTGTATAG